The Penaeus monodon isolate SGIC_2016 chromosome 33, NSTDA_Pmon_1, whole genome shotgun sequence genome includes a window with the following:
- the LOC119594134 gene encoding LOW QUALITY PROTEIN: C-1-tetrahydrofolate synthase, cytoplasmic-like (The sequence of the model RefSeq protein was modified relative to this genomic sequence to represent the inferred CDS: deleted 1 base in 1 codon), with translation MLMEIMAEEKAALVLSGKEVAQDVRNKLKEQVATLKKEFPEFAPGLAIVQVGAREDSNVYIRMKIRAAEEIGIRAQHIQFPQSITQSQLVQEVKKLNNDPNIHGMIVQMPLESDNEIDSDLVLDTISPDKDVDGLTTASAGKLSHGMLGGGFLPCTPNGCMELIRRSGAKIQGASAVVLGRSKIVGTPMAELLKWHHATVTTCHSRTADLEGTVRTADILVVGIGRPQFVKGSWVKPGAVVIDCGINAIPDPTKKSGSRLVGDVDYAEASKVASVITPVPGGVGPMTVAMLMQNTVISAQKAAAQMRVHDWKIRYLPLEPLEKVPSDIEVARAQTPKDIAELADEIGLLPSEVDMYGKKKAKVSLSVLQRLASQQDGCYVVVAGITPTPLGEGKSTTTIGLAQALGAHLKKNVFACVRQPSQGPTFGIKGGAAGGGYSQVIPMDEFNLHLTGDIHAITAANNLLAAQIDARMFHESTQTDQALYNRLVPKLKTGREFSKIQLNRLKKLGIVETNPDKLTEEEITKFVRLNIDPATITWQRVLDTNDRFLRKITIGQSPTEKDKTRECQFDISVASEIMAVLALTTSLGDMRERLGRMVVASDTSGNPVTAEDLGASGALTVLMKDAIRPNLMQTLEGTPVFVHAGPFANIAHGNSSILADKIALKLVGNDGFVVTEAGFGADIGMEKFFNIKCRYSGLVPNAVVLVATVRALKMHGGGPTVSPGVPLPAAYTDENLELVEKGFSNLGKQIENGRMFGVPVVVAINAFASDTEAELGLIKKLALGAGASDAVICNHWAKGGSGAVQLAEAVAKASSQPSDFKFLYDLELPIEEKIRTIAQKIYGADDVEIKPEAQEQINRYRKQGFNDLPICMAKTHLSLTSDPSLKGAPKGFTIPVRDVRASVGAGFLYPLIGTMSTMPGLPTRPCIYDIDLDLETEEVLGLF, from the exons AGATGTCCGCAATAAGTTGAAAGAGCAGGTCGCTACCCTCAAAAAGGAGTTCCCCGAGTTTGCACCTGGACTAGCCATTGTACAG GTTGGAGCACGTGAAGACAGTAATGTGTACATCCGCATGAAGATAAGAGCAGCCGAGGAAATCGGAATCAGAGCCCAACATATCCAATTTCCCCAATCCATTACACAGTCACAG CTTGTCCAAGAGGTTAAGAAGCTGAACAATGACCCAAACATCCATGGCATGATTGTCCAGATGCCCCTTGAATCAGACAATGAAATAGATTCAGACCTCGTTTTGGACACCATTTCCCCTGATAAGGATGTGGATGG GTTAACAACAGCAAGTGCCGGCAAACTTTCTCATGGCATGCTAGGTGGTGGGTTCTTGCCATGCACTCCCAATGGCTGCATGGAACTCATCAGAAG ATCGGGTGCCAAGATTCAGGGAGCAAGTGCAGTCGTTTTGGGCCGCAGTAAGATTGTCGGCACACCTATGGCTGAGCTCCTAAAGTGGCATCACGCTACTGTCACCACCTGTCATTCTCGCACAGCAGACCTGGAAGGAACT GTACGAACTGCTGACATTTTGGTGGTAGGGATTGGAAGACCTCAGTTTGTGAAAGGCTCCTGGGTTAAGCCAGGGGCTGTGGTCATTGACTGTGGCATTAATGCTATTCCAG ATCCTACCAAGAAATCAGGAAGCCGTCTTGTAGGAGATGTAGATTATGCTGAAGCCTCAAAG GTGGCATCTGTCATCACACCTGTGCCTGGTGGTGTAGGACCTATGACTGTTGCTATGCTCATGCAAAATACAGTCATATCTGCTCAGAAGGCAGCTGCTCAGATGCGAGTCCACGATTGGAAGATCAGATACTTGCCTCTTGAA CCTTTGGAAAAGGTTCCCAG TGACATAGAGGTTGCTCGTGCCCAGACACCCAAGGACATTGCAGAGCTTGCAGATGAGATTGGTCTTCTGCCTTCCGAGGTTGACATGTATGGCAAGAAGAAAGCAAAAGTGTCTCTGTCCGTGTTGCAGCGTCTTGCATCACAGCAGGATGGCTGCTATGTTGTTGTTGCAGG cATTACTCCAACCCcactgggagaggggaagagcacaACCACCATTGGTCTCGCTCAAGCCCTCGGTGCACATCTAAAAAAGAATGTGTTTGCTTGTGTCCGCCAACCTTCCCAGGGACCCACTTTCGGCATCAAAG GAGGTGCTGCTGGTGGAGGCTACTCTCAGGTGATTCCAATGGACGAGTTCAACCTCCACCTGACTGGTGACATCCATGCAATCACAGCAGCCAATAACCTTCTAGCTGCCCAGATTGATGCCAGAATGTTCCATGAGTCCACACAAACAGATCAGGCTCTCTACAACCGCCTTGTTCCTAAGCTGAAAACTGGGAGAGAGTTTTCCAAGATCCAG CTGAATCGCCTGAAGAAGCTGGGTATTGTAGAAACCAAcccagacaaactgacagaggaGGAAATAACAAAGTTTGTACGACTGAATATTGATCCAGCTACCATCACATGGCAGAGAG TCTTGGACACAAATGACAGGTTCCTGCGTAAGATAACAATTGGCCAGAGTCCAACTGAGAAGGATAAGACACGTGAATGCCAGTTTGACATCAGTGTGGCCAGTGAAATTATGGCTGTTCTGGCCCTGACCACCTCTCTGGGCGACATGAGGGAGCGGCTTGGCAGGATGGTCGTGGCTTCAGACACTTCTGGGAACCCAGTCACAGCTGAGGATCTT GGTGCCAGTGGAGCATTGACTGTGCTAATGAAGGATGCCATTCGACCAAACCTTATGCAAACTCTGGAGGGGACACCAGTGTTTGTCCATGCAGGACCTTTTGCCAACATTGCACATGGGAATTCCTCCATTCTGGCTGACAAGATTGCACTCAAG CTTGTTGGAAATGATGGATTTGTAGTCACTGAGGCTGGTTTTGGTGCTGACATTGGCATGGAGAAGTTCTTCAATATCAAGTGCCGTTACTCTGGCTTGGTGCCAAATGCAGTAGTTTTGGTGGCAACCGTGCGAGCACTCAAAATGCATGGCGGAGGTCCAACAGTCTCCCCTGGAGTTCCACTTCCTGCAGCCTATACAGAT GAAAACTTGGAGCTTGTTGAAAAGGGCTTCAGCAACTTGGGCAAACAGATTGAGAATGGTCGCATGTTTGGCGTTCCAGTAGTCGTTGCAATCAATGCGTTTGC aTCAGACACAGAGGCAGAACTTGGACTGATCAAGAAACTGGCACTTGGAGCAGGTGCATCTGATGCAGTCATTTGCAACCACTGGGCCAAGGGAGGCTCAGGTGCTGTGCAGCTTGCAGAAGCTGTTGCTAAAGCTTCCAGCCAACCCTCAGACTTCAA GTTCCTATACGACTTAGAGCTGCCAATTGAGGAGAAAATTAGGACCATTGCTCAGAAGATTTATGGTGCAGATGATGTTGAGATTAAACCAGAAGCACAAGAACAGATTAATCGCTACAGGAAGCAG GGCTTCAATGACCTTCCAATCTGCATGGCCAAGACCCACCTCTCCCTGACATCTGACCCAAGCCTAAAGGGAGCTCCAAAGGGCTTCACCATCCCTGTGAGGGACGTCCGGGCTTCAGTTGGAGCAGGATTCCTCTATCCTCTCATTGGCACG